A single window of Nocardioides kongjuensis DNA harbors:
- a CDS encoding FUSC family protein, translated as MSDGVLDRMWSRSRLSLRGRFDRWREKLWVVAQCSVAAGLAWFVAHDLLGHTLPFFAPIAAVLCLGTSYGQRLRRVVEVTLGVAIGVFMADVLVSGIGSGAWQLGLIVFLSMSIALFLDAGIMFVSQAAVQSIVVTVLLPGAGGAFLRWTDAVVGGAVALLAAMAVPAAPLRRPREQAAAVARKIAQLLRAASDVMVDGEVTPALELLADARTTDRLIRELQAAAEEGMAVVSSSPFRIRHREPLRRMVELVDPLDRALRSTRVLVRQTTIIAYRRLPVPASYPGLTADLASAADAIARELHADRIATAARDEVLAVGAATGQVERSDILTAEAILAQLRAIVADLLMVTGMGQLEATDALPPPR; from the coding sequence GTGAGCGACGGAGTCCTGGACCGGATGTGGTCGCGCAGCCGCCTGTCGCTGCGCGGCCGCTTCGACAGGTGGCGCGAGAAGCTGTGGGTGGTCGCCCAGTGCTCGGTCGCCGCCGGCCTGGCCTGGTTCGTCGCGCACGACCTGCTCGGCCACACCCTGCCGTTCTTCGCGCCGATCGCGGCCGTGCTGTGCCTCGGGACGTCGTACGGGCAGCGGCTGCGCCGGGTCGTCGAGGTCACCCTCGGCGTCGCGATCGGCGTGTTCATGGCCGACGTCCTGGTCTCCGGCATCGGCTCGGGCGCCTGGCAGCTCGGGCTGATCGTGTTCTTGTCGATGTCGATCGCGCTGTTCCTCGACGCCGGGATCATGTTCGTCTCGCAGGCGGCCGTGCAGTCGATCGTCGTCACGGTGCTGCTCCCGGGCGCCGGCGGAGCCTTCCTGCGCTGGACCGACGCCGTGGTCGGCGGCGCGGTCGCGCTCCTCGCGGCGATGGCCGTCCCGGCCGCACCGCTGCGGCGCCCGCGCGAGCAGGCCGCGGCGGTGGCCCGCAAGATCGCCCAGCTGCTGCGTGCCGCCTCCGACGTGATGGTCGACGGCGAGGTCACGCCGGCGCTCGAGCTGCTCGCCGACGCCCGCACCACCGACCGGCTGATCCGCGAGCTCCAGGCCGCGGCCGAGGAGGGCATGGCCGTCGTCAGCTCCTCGCCGTTCCGGATCCGGCACCGCGAGCCGCTGCGGCGCATGGTCGAGCTGGTCGACCCGCTCGACCGCGCGCTGCGCAGCACCCGTGTGCTGGTGCGGCAGACCACGATCATCGCCTACCGCCGGCTGCCGGTGCCGGCGTCGTACCCGGGGCTCACCGCCGACCTCGCCTCGGCCGCCGACGCCATCGCCCGTGAGCTCCACGCCGACCGGATCGCGACCGCGGCTCGCGACGAGGTGCTGGCCGTCGGTGCGGCGACCGGCCAGGTCGAGCGCAGCGACATCCTCACCGCCGAGGCCATCCTCGCCCAGCTGCGCGCGATCGTCGCCGACCTGCTCATGGTCACCGGCATGGGCCAGCTCGAGGCGACCGACGCGCTGCCGCCACCGCGCTGA
- a CDS encoding SRPBCC family protein has product MSNVVEQSVEIAAPVSKVFAYVDDFTCTKDWMYGLTKIEPVTDQLRGVGAQYDGVMKVGVPLKARIECTAWEQDRLLELTSVKGVETTQRWSFTDLGGDRTRVDAWISFTLPGGPAGKAIAGAVKPVVGVAVKHSSEALVRNVEALA; this is encoded by the coding sequence GTGAGCAACGTGGTGGAGCAGAGCGTCGAGATCGCGGCGCCGGTCAGCAAGGTGTTCGCGTACGTCGACGACTTCACGTGCACGAAGGACTGGATGTACGGCCTGACGAAGATCGAGCCGGTCACCGACCAGCTCCGCGGGGTGGGCGCCCAGTACGACGGCGTGATGAAGGTCGGCGTGCCGCTCAAGGCGCGCATCGAGTGCACCGCCTGGGAGCAGGACCGGCTGCTCGAGCTGACCTCGGTCAAGGGCGTCGAGACCACCCAGCGCTGGAGCTTCACCGACCTCGGCGGCGACCGGACCCGGGTCGACGCCTGGATCTCCTTCACGCTCCCGGGCGGCCCGGCGGGCAAGGCGATCGCCGGTGCGGTCAAGCCGGTCGTCGGCGTCGCGGTCAAGCACTCCAGCGAGGCACTGGTGCGCAACGTGGAGGCGCTCGCCTGA
- the hrpA gene encoding ATP-dependent RNA helicase HrpA, with protein sequence MKISYPPDLPVSARRDDIAAAIRDHQVVIVAGETGSGKTTQLPKICLELGRGGPGEDGRPRMIGHTQPRRIAARSVAERIASELGTELGDLVGYQVRFTDKTSKQSRVKLMTDGILLAELQRDRLLRRYDTIIIDEAHERSLNIDFLLGYLRQLLPKRPDLKLVITSATIDPERFAEHFADVRTGEPAPIIEVSGRTYPVEVRYRPLMDLPEDDEDGEPIVRDQTEAIVDAVKELSAEGPGDVLVFLPGEREIRDTAEALAPLGEGIRGVDVLPLFSRLSAAEQHRVFAPAKGSRRRVVLATNVAETSLTVPGIRYVVDTGVARISRYSARTKVQRLPIEPISQASANQRSGRCGRVAAGIAIRLYAEEDFEARPEFTDPEILRTNLASVILQMTSLGLGDIERFPFVEPPDRRNVQAGTQLLEELGAVSGRGELTKVGRRLARLPIDPRLGRMLLEAERLGCVRDVLVIVAALSLQDPRERPGADHPTERAQADQLHARFKAEGSDFLTWLNLWNHLRQQQKELSGSAFRRMCKREHLNYLRVREWQEFVAQLRQVTKEMGVRLEAPGATPDADGIHQALLSGLLSHVGVLEERDKPARSGPGARKDNRRPGPREYLGARGARFAIFPGSGLARKNPPFVMAGELVETGRLWARQNAAIDPRWAERLGAHLVKRTYSEPSWSRKRQAVMARERVTLYGVPLAADRAVSYGKVDPELSREIFIRHALVYGEWDTRHRFFQQNRRLLAEAEELEHRARRRDLVVDEHTLFDFYDARVPEGIVSGAHFDRWWKDARRAQPDLLTFDPAMLTHDTADEVREADYPEEWSVAGGLTFPISYHFEPGATDDGLTIDIPVATLNRVDDDDFSWIVPGLREELVTELIRSLPKALRVSFVPAPNTAREFLAAVPPGEEALLTALERYLRSTTGVHVPREAWDLSSLPAHLKPSYRVVDENGSVQGRGKSLAELKAPLQPQFERAMAAVASDSGVARTGETDWVFDEIPATATWTRAGHEVEAFPGLVDEGSTVGLQVFGSADERDARHRLGVVRLALLALGPRPLAGVVDGLGNAEKLGLAGTPYAGVPAILDDCLRAVVVDAVDARPPVRSRQEYDDLLAALRPTAAAGVRDVLAELLRVLTTWREVDRLLSGRADLPMLPALTDLQGQLGRLVHDGFVGEAGATRLRRHRTWLAAMRERRTALENGGPAALARDRQRMDVLQPLQDAYLARVAALPEGRPAGAGLRAIRWMLEEYRVSLWAQQLGTDGPISDVRIRKALDSL encoded by the coding sequence GTGAAGATCTCCTACCCGCCCGACCTCCCGGTCAGCGCCCGACGCGACGACATCGCTGCCGCGATCCGCGACCACCAGGTCGTGATCGTCGCCGGCGAGACCGGCTCCGGCAAGACGACCCAGCTGCCGAAGATCTGTCTCGAGCTGGGGCGCGGTGGTCCCGGCGAGGACGGCCGTCCGCGGATGATCGGCCACACCCAGCCGCGTCGGATCGCGGCGCGCTCGGTCGCCGAGCGGATCGCCTCCGAGCTCGGGACCGAGCTGGGCGACCTGGTCGGCTACCAGGTCCGGTTCACCGACAAGACGTCGAAGCAGAGCCGGGTCAAGCTGATGACCGACGGCATCCTGCTCGCCGAGCTGCAGCGCGACCGGCTGCTGCGCCGCTACGACACGATCATCATCGACGAGGCCCACGAGCGCAGCCTCAACATCGACTTCCTGCTCGGCTACCTGCGCCAGCTGCTGCCGAAGCGGCCCGACCTCAAGCTGGTCATCACCTCCGCGACCATCGACCCCGAGCGCTTCGCCGAGCACTTCGCCGACGTACGCACCGGTGAGCCCGCCCCGATCATCGAGGTCTCCGGCCGCACGTACCCGGTCGAGGTCCGCTACCGGCCGCTGATGGACCTGCCCGAGGACGACGAGGACGGCGAGCCGATCGTCCGGGACCAGACCGAGGCGATCGTCGACGCGGTCAAGGAGCTCTCCGCCGAGGGCCCGGGCGACGTCCTCGTGTTCCTCCCGGGCGAGCGCGAGATCCGCGACACCGCCGAGGCGCTCGCGCCGCTCGGCGAGGGCATCCGGGGCGTCGACGTGCTGCCCCTCTTCTCGCGGCTGTCCGCCGCGGAGCAGCACCGGGTCTTCGCGCCCGCCAAGGGCTCCCGGCGCCGTGTCGTGCTCGCGACCAACGTCGCCGAGACCTCGCTGACGGTCCCCGGCATCCGCTACGTCGTCGACACCGGTGTCGCCCGCATCTCCCGCTACTCCGCGCGGACCAAGGTCCAGCGTCTCCCGATCGAGCCGATCAGCCAGGCCTCCGCCAACCAGCGCTCCGGCCGCTGCGGGCGGGTCGCGGCCGGCATCGCGATCCGCCTGTACGCCGAGGAGGACTTCGAGGCCCGCCCCGAGTTCACGGACCCGGAGATCCTGCGCACCAACCTCGCCTCGGTCATCTTGCAGATGACCTCCCTCGGGCTCGGCGACATCGAGCGGTTCCCGTTCGTCGAGCCGCCCGACCGGCGCAACGTCCAGGCGGGCACCCAGCTGTTGGAGGAGCTCGGCGCGGTCTCCGGTCGCGGGGAGCTGACCAAGGTCGGCCGCCGCCTCGCCCGGCTCCCCATCGACCCGCGGCTGGGCCGGATGCTGCTCGAGGCCGAGCGGCTCGGCTGCGTGCGCGACGTCCTCGTGATCGTCGCGGCCCTCTCGCTGCAGGACCCGCGCGAGCGTCCGGGCGCCGACCACCCGACCGAGCGTGCCCAGGCCGACCAGCTGCACGCCCGGTTCAAGGCCGAGGGCTCCGACTTCCTGACCTGGCTGAACCTGTGGAACCACCTGCGCCAGCAGCAGAAGGAGCTCTCCGGCAGCGCGTTCCGCCGGATGTGCAAGCGCGAGCACCTCAACTACCTGCGGGTGCGCGAGTGGCAGGAGTTCGTCGCGCAGCTGCGCCAGGTCACCAAGGAGATGGGCGTCCGGCTCGAGGCCCCGGGCGCGACGCCCGACGCCGACGGCATCCACCAGGCGCTGCTCTCCGGGCTGCTCTCCCACGTCGGCGTGCTCGAGGAGCGGGACAAGCCGGCCAGGTCGGGGCCCGGCGCCCGCAAGGACAACCGTCGCCCCGGCCCGCGCGAGTACCTCGGCGCCCGCGGTGCGAGGTTCGCGATCTTCCCCGGCTCCGGCCTGGCGAGGAAGAACCCACCCTTCGTGATGGCCGGCGAGCTGGTCGAGACCGGTCGGCTGTGGGCGCGGCAGAACGCCGCGATCGACCCGCGCTGGGCCGAGCGCCTCGGCGCCCACCTGGTCAAGCGCACCTACTCCGAGCCGAGCTGGTCGCGCAAGCGCCAGGCGGTGATGGCGCGCGAGCGGGTCACGCTGTACGGCGTACCGCTGGCCGCCGACCGCGCCGTCTCCTACGGCAAGGTCGACCCCGAGCTGTCGCGCGAGATCTTCATCCGCCACGCCCTCGTCTACGGCGAGTGGGACACCCGGCACCGCTTCTTCCAGCAGAACCGCCGCCTGCTCGCCGAGGCCGAGGAGCTCGAGCACCGGGCCCGGCGGCGCGACCTGGTCGTCGACGAGCACACGCTCTTCGACTTCTACGACGCCCGCGTGCCCGAGGGGATCGTGAGCGGGGCGCACTTCGACCGCTGGTGGAAGGACGCGCGCCGAGCCCAGCCCGACCTGCTCACCTTCGACCCGGCGATGCTCACCCACGACACGGCCGACGAGGTCCGCGAGGCCGACTACCCCGAGGAGTGGTCGGTGGCCGGGGGACTGACGTTCCCGATCAGCTACCACTTCGAGCCGGGCGCCACGGACGACGGGCTCACCATCGACATCCCCGTCGCGACGCTGAACCGGGTCGACGACGACGACTTCTCCTGGATCGTCCCCGGCCTGCGCGAGGAGCTGGTCACCGAGCTGATCCGCAGCCTCCCGAAGGCGCTGCGGGTCAGCTTCGTCCCGGCCCCGAACACGGCGCGCGAGTTCCTCGCCGCCGTACCGCCGGGGGAGGAGGCGCTGCTGACCGCCCTCGAGCGCTACCTGCGCTCGACGACCGGCGTCCACGTCCCGCGCGAGGCGTGGGACCTCTCCTCGCTGCCCGCGCACCTCAAGCCGAGCTACCGCGTGGTCGACGAGAACGGCTCGGTGCAAGGCCGCGGCAAGTCGCTCGCCGAGCTCAAGGCGCCGCTGCAGCCGCAGTTCGAGCGCGCGATGGCCGCCGTCGCCTCCGACTCCGGCGTCGCCCGCACCGGCGAGACCGACTGGGTCTTCGACGAGATCCCGGCCACGGCCACCTGGACCCGAGCCGGGCACGAGGTCGAGGCCTTCCCCGGCCTGGTCGACGAGGGCAGCACCGTCGGCCTGCAGGTGTTCGGCTCCGCCGACGAGCGCGACGCGCGGCACCGGCTCGGCGTCGTCCGCCTGGCGCTGCTGGCCCTCGGCCCACGACCGCTCGCCGGCGTGGTCGACGGCCTCGGCAACGCCGAGAAGCTCGGCCTCGCCGGGACGCCGTACGCCGGGGTGCCCGCCATCCTCGACGACTGCCTGCGCGCCGTCGTGGTCGACGCCGTCGACGCCCGCCCGCCGGTCCGCAGCCGCCAGGAGTACGACGACCTGCTGGCCGCCCTGCGCCCCACCGCCGCGGCCGGCGTGCGCGACGTGCTCGCCGAGCTGCTCCGGGTGCTCACCACCTGGCGCGAGGTCGACCGCCTGCTCAGCGGCCGCGCCGACCTGCCGATGCTGCCCGCGCTCACCGACCTGCAGGGCCAGCTCGGCCGCCTCGTCCACGACGGCTTCGTGGGGGAGGCCGGCGCCACCCGGCTGCGCCGCCACCGGACCTGGCTGGCCGCGATGCGCGAGCGGCGTACCGCCCTCGAGAACGGCGGCCCGGCCGCCCTCGCCAGGGACCGGCAGCGGATGGACGTGCTCCAGCCGCTCCAGGACGCCTACCTCGCCCGGGTCGCAGCGCTCCCCGAGGGCCGCCCGGCCGGGGCGGGCCTGCGCGCGATCCGCTGGATGCTCGAGGAGTACCGGGTCTCGCTGTGGGCCCAGCAGCTCGGCACCGACGGCCCGATCTCCGACGTACGGATCCGCAAGGCCCTCGACTCCCTCTGA
- a CDS encoding SigE family RNA polymerase sigma factor, which translates to MGHERDEEFAAYVEQRRPQLFRAAWLLCGDPHRAEDVVQAALTRLYVAWPRVRRADSVDAYVRRAVVNAHLDEGRRPWRRETSAGERLPDVPVPAAAPALEDRDALWSALRALPPGQRRVVVLRHWWGLSVEESAADLGISAGTVKSQTSAALAALRTALSDRSDELEENCS; encoded by the coding sequence GTGGGCCACGAGCGCGACGAGGAGTTCGCTGCGTACGTCGAGCAACGGCGACCGCAGCTGTTCCGCGCTGCCTGGCTGCTGTGCGGTGACCCACACCGCGCCGAGGACGTCGTCCAGGCCGCGCTGACCCGCCTGTACGTCGCCTGGCCGCGGGTGCGTCGCGCCGACTCGGTCGACGCCTACGTGCGCCGCGCCGTCGTGAACGCCCACCTCGACGAGGGGCGCCGGCCGTGGCGGCGCGAGACGTCCGCGGGGGAGCGGCTGCCCGACGTACCCGTTCCCGCGGCGGCTCCTGCGCTCGAGGACCGCGACGCCCTGTGGAGCGCGCTGCGCGCCCTGCCTCCCGGCCAGCGCCGGGTGGTCGTGCTGCGGCACTGGTGGGGGCTGAGCGTCGAGGAGAGCGCCGCCGATCTCGGGATCAGCGCCGGCACGGTCAAGAGCCAGACGTCCGCGGCCCTCGCGGCGCTGCGCACGGCGTTGTCGGACCGCTCCGACGAGCTCGAGGAGAACTGCTCATGA
- a CDS encoding SDR family NAD(P)-dependent oxidoreductase: MKNLSNKVVVITGAGSGIGRALAVNLAGKGARLALSDVNETGLDETAALAKDAGAPDVQTARLDVADRDAFAAYAAAVADHFGQVNVVVNNAGVALAGDVVDLSYDDMEWIVGINFWGVVHGTKEFLPHLIASGEGHVVNLSSLFGLLAMPGQSAYNATKFAVRGFTEALREEMLIAGHNVGVTSVHPGGIKTAIARNARVSDKEDKAATAKLFDEKLAKMTPERAAEIIVKGIVKNQARVLVGLDAHALHNFQKFTGSRYEDVVALVSKKVLPAKAV, from the coding sequence GTGAAGAACCTCAGCAACAAGGTCGTCGTCATCACCGGTGCGGGCTCGGGCATCGGCCGCGCCCTCGCGGTGAACCTGGCCGGCAAGGGCGCGCGGCTCGCGCTGTCCGACGTCAACGAGACCGGCCTCGACGAGACCGCCGCGCTCGCCAAGGACGCCGGCGCGCCGGACGTGCAGACCGCGCGGCTCGACGTCGCCGACCGCGACGCGTTCGCGGCGTACGCCGCTGCCGTGGCCGACCACTTCGGCCAGGTCAACGTCGTCGTCAACAACGCCGGCGTCGCGCTGGCCGGCGACGTCGTCGACCTGTCCTACGACGACATGGAGTGGATCGTCGGCATCAACTTCTGGGGCGTGGTGCACGGCACCAAGGAGTTCCTGCCGCACCTCATCGCCTCCGGCGAGGGCCACGTCGTCAACCTGTCCTCGCTCTTCGGCCTGCTCGCGATGCCCGGCCAGAGCGCCTACAACGCGACCAAGTTCGCGGTGCGCGGGTTCACCGAGGCGCTGCGCGAGGAGATGCTCATCGCCGGCCACAACGTCGGCGTGACGTCGGTCCACCCCGGAGGCATCAAGACCGCGATCGCCCGCAACGCCCGGGTCTCCGACAAGGAGGACAAGGCCGCCACGGCGAAGCTGTTCGACGAGAAGCTGGCGAAGATGACCCCCGAGCGGGCCGCCGAGATCATCGTCAAGGGCATCGTGAAGAACCAGGCCCGCGTGCTCGTCGGCCTCGACGCCCACGCGCTGCACAACTTCCAGAAGTTCACCGGCTCGCGCTACGAGGACGTGGTCGCGCTGGTCTCCAAGAAGGTCCTGCCCGCCAAGGCGGTCTGA